Below is a window of Malania oleifera isolate guangnan ecotype guangnan chromosome 1, ASM2987363v1, whole genome shotgun sequence DNA.
GAAACTCAAAACTCAATTCAATTACTTTTTCCACTTGTGTTGGAACTGCTCCAGCCCCCAAGTTTCTTCCATATTGCTTGGATGCAAAACAATTCTGCACATGAATGGCAAGTCTCTTTCTGACGCCAACGTCCTCATCCTCCAGCAGCTGGATACATACGAACCATGTATCGAGTATCATACAAGCATAAATAGTAACAGCTTCTTTTGGCTCAAAAGAAGAACATTGATTTGCAGATGGGACTTTGTCACTGACGAGATGGGAACCAACAACCTCAGCTTGCTCCAACAAACCACATGCAACCATGGATTCAGCAGCCGCTTTGCGCATGTTTACTGGCTCAGATGAGGCACTGCATTGTTTAATTAGATTACAAAAGTAATTGATGCGTTCGTACAAGTGATCCAATCTGTGCaattcaaattttctattttcgATGCTTTCCTTCCTCCCAACATCAGAAATAACATAACTCGTAAAGGATTGTGAAAACTGCTTTATGCATATCCCCATGCAGCAGATAAGAATTTCCCGAATTTTTTGATGTCTTGCACGCTCAAACAATGAGACCAattcatcccaaaacaaaaccACAGAATCAGAGTCCATGTCACCAACATAAATTGCACCTGTGCATTTTTGGTCATCCATTTTCTGAAATTGCAGCAAATTCCAAGTGAAAAGAATCCTCAGAAGGTAATGCGTACATCGGTGGTTCTTCTCCCTGGTTAGGAGATTCATCAATGTCGCCTGGAGGTTGGTCTTGGCCCAGCAATGAATAATCTCTGTTCCATGACTAGATTGATAGTTGGCTCCATGAATAGAATCTGTTGACTTTAGGAACTGAAGAAGCCACTTCAATGTAGCAAGTCGAACTTCATATGATTTATCTGACAAGCAGAGAATCAGTCTTTCTTGAAGCCCATCAAAAGCATTTTCCATTTCAGGTAGATTCATCAAATTTGGAGTCGGTGGACAATATCTTTGTGGCATGTGGAGAACTTCTTGTTCCATCTCTTTAGATGCTTGAAATACACAACTGAAATAGGAAATGGCCGCTTGTTTGCGTAATTCTGCTATAGTTGGGTCATAATATGAAGACCTGGAAGTGTCCACATCTAAGCATTCTGAAGATAACTCCAGAAGAAGATTGTAAATGACACCAAAATTTTTGCTGGTCTGACATTTTCTTACAATACTGAGCATTTGATCTAGCACCACTAGGAAAGATGTATTGAGAGTTGGACATGGGCACAATTTGGGGCTCCCAATCCACGAACGCACCACAATAATCTGAATCAGGTCACCTAGAATCTTATCTTTCTTGGAGAAATCAGCCAGGTTTCTACAATTGGTATCTAGAAGAGAACCTATCTGCAAGAGCATTCCATGAATGGAATTAAAGGAAGCATGGGAGGTCAAGCTGGATGATGCTCCAGTGGTTGTCATTTGGTTCTCTATACAAGGCAACTCAGAGGCAATATTGAGCAAGACACTTGGCAGTTTCTCATTAGATACCAGGCCTGTTAAAGCTCTCGAAGCAAGTATGCGTACTCTTAGATTACTTTGGGTTGAGCACCTCCTAATGAATGGCATATACAAGAAAGGATCCAGGGAATCTCCGGCTTCACTTGCCATTGTAGAAGGCTTGAGCCTGGATAAAAGTATTAGAATAGGGCACAAGCTTGGATGCACAACACTCGCCAAGTTGGAAACAGAATTTTCAGAAGATCCATCTCCAAGGAACTCAGTTGCAGCTCTCAGCTCATTGAATAGAAACGGATGCAGGGAAGGATACCTAGAAGTAAGAAAATCCCAATAAATTGATGCTCAACAAGCATGCTACTATAATTTAATACAACGAAGAACCATGGCAATAAGATTAAtcacaatatcaatcacaatcaatataggAGAGAACCAATCAGGGCCCAGATAGTCCATGCCCTTTATCATAACAGGGCTCCCTAAACCACTACACAGGGATTTTAAGATTATTTAAGAAGTGAAGGATTAAAATATTATTGATGCCACCACCATACAACTATGTGATGTCTAAAAAGAAGACCAAAAAACATATAAATTAAGCAATGGTAGTAAAATGACAGATGGACCAAATTTAATCTTCTCCTGATATTTAAATTGTTTTTTGTGTCAAAGTTGCAGGAGCAACAGAAGGTATATCTATACATGCCAGATTAAGAACTACTGATCGAATGCCAAGGCAGAGAGGGACTGAGCTGGGGGCAAGACAGGCAAAAATAGGTCACAGAGGGTTCCATGATTCTAAGGCTGATAAGCTGTACATGTAAAATGTACAGCATAAATTACTATTATATTTGAAAGTGGACAAAAATTTACATACACAAGTGTACCTTGTTCTTTTTCATTCTCAAAACCTAACATTAGTTTTCTTAATCAGACcaattttttaatcttttacaCTTCTTTCATATAAAGAGGAGGTCGCCAATGATCAAATTCAGTGCAAAGGTTAAAAATTCCCACTGGACCTACAGCTTACTGAAGCGTAAtgattattaaaaattattttaattatatcataaAACATAGAGCTAATTTAAATGAATACATATAggttattttaaaatattgagattaCATTGAGAATTCATCAATGGAAACACAATATCCTGAATATGATAGCTAAAAGCAATTATTTTAATTATGCAATGCATCCTATCAGGTTGAATTCATTAGACAGTCAAAAAGCCCAACCAAAATGAAGTTCATCTATAATCAGGTTGTTTTAGGTCAACCTGTTCATTATGTCACCTCTCTCTCCCTTGTACTCTCAATCTCCTTTACTATGCACGTGTGTGCACTTGCAGTATAAAGCAACCAAAATTTTGTTCAACACTTTTCTTTAAATCAAGTGGGTACAGATGCTTTTGAGTACATTTGACCAATTACTAATTCAACACTTGAACTCTATTATCATATCAATTTCTAAGGCAACATTCTGACCTCAGAGTCATGGAAAGCCTGAGCAGAGAATGggaaaattacaaaattaaaaacCTCCTGGCTGCTAGCACAAACATAAATTACATTACATGAATTTTcagaaaaattcaaagaaacatTTATTTGACACCAGCTAAACTTCACACAAACTCTGGGAATGGTGCAACTTTCTGAAATTCTACAGAGATCtaacacacacaaaaataaaagggaaagagaaaatgaaatcaaattaaaaatcaaGAGAAATCATACCTATGAAAATATTCAAGCCCAGTTAACGCATGACGTGCAGATTCTCGCTTTTGTACATTGAGGAATCCAATCATGCGACGAACCAATGCAGTGTATGCAAGACAAGCACTATTCCTCACCTCCCAGTACTGTGAAGAAAAAGAACGTATTGCAATAATCAAAGCCTCCGCAGCAAAACCTGAAGTATCAGCTGCTAGGTTGGTATCATTGAAAGCAGCTCTAAGGACATTGAATGCATGTACAGTTGGAACAACACCTTCATCTCGAATTTTTGAGGTTTTTTCGTTCACATTTGTGTCCAGTGAATGTCCAGAAATGATTTCTTTGTTTGCTTCTACTGATAAACTCTTGTGTGAGCCATCTTTTGCCCCACTGGCTTCAGTTGTATCCAGCAAAGACCTGTCAGCTACATCTATTAGCCACCGCAAAGCCCATGGAAGGAGTTTCTTTGGTGTGCCTTCTGGTTCTGAGAGAAAAAAAGCAATAAAAGCTGCAGGAATGCCAGCACTTCTCCTCAGGAGATCATCCACTATTTGTCCCTTGGCCACAGTTCTTTCCATGAGTTGCTCCATCCATGATTCTGTCAACCTGCAAAGTCTGAGAAGGTAGAGTAGAGACCACCTTAGAAAATGAGCTCAAATAAATCtctaaagataatatatatatatatatgtgtgtatgtatgtatgaatctATGAATGTATGAATGATAATGGAGTGACCTAGCCTCATAAATTAACTGGCTACCTCCAGGACACATAGTGCAGCAATGCCCACCATTAGCATCCACTTAAAGACGATTGATCCCTCAAGGAATCAAACTAATTCCAGGTTGACAGTTCATCCCAGGACTTGTCCTTACCACTGTGCTTGCCCTTATCATCCAGCCACattgtttaaatattaaaaacaGTCTGTATaagattttttaaagaaaatgttCCAGCCAAATATTAAATgttgtttatgtttatgtttaattTGGTACCTTGTAATTAAGTATATATTAAAAATGATTTATGCTAAATGTGCTTTACATGGCCAAGTGTCAAATGGCTGGCACATTGTTAAAATGTTGAACGTGTTTTAAGTGAAATTTTGTTTGCCATTTGTTCATTCAACCAGAATGGTTCCCAGTATAACTTCTTTGAAAACAACAGTAATAATCATGGCCACATAATAAGGAGCCAACTAACATATTTTAAAGAGAAGTTGCAACATTAAGCCTAGTGGTGCAatgttaattaaattataaattacaTCTTCTGCATATTAAGTGGTGTTTGTATAGCTGAGTGTCAAAAGGCAATGAGAAGAAAGTATAATAAGAAACTTAATAACATAATTTAAATACTGGTACATTGCACAGGATTACAATTAATTAGGTTCAAAAGGTAAATTCAGGCGTATACGAAAGAAAATTTACTAATATATGTAAGGATAAATTATAGTTCATGACATAAACATATCTTGATCATATAAGATTTGAAAAAGTCATGTTTACgggtaataaaaataaaaaaccattgGATGTCCAGAAAACAGTCAAAAACTTTTAGCTACACTTTTTTATCTCAAagaaaatatgaattttctttTTACCCCTGTTTCGAAAAATGAACAATAGATTTAGGAAATTTACAAATAGTCCAAAAAGAACAAGAGATGGGGAAATGGCAGGTAAGAGTAGGTGTGTGCCTATTTTTCTCCCTTCCCTCGTTAAAAAGCTGGTACTAGAAAGGAAGAATGTTATAGTCTGTTATGTTAAGAACCTCTTTGAAGTTGCGTTCACCTCAATGAAAGAAATCAAACCAAGGAATACTGTCAATCTTCAAGTTTAAAAGGGAAAAACAATATATTAAGGGGTTTAGTCCATTAAACTAGAAAATTAACTGCTATAAACTTGTAAGCAGACAACATGAGCAATTAGGTATACCTTGGATCATTTGAACAAAGTAACCGATTGCAAAGAGCTGTAAATCCAGCCCTTGTCTTATCTATAGCACCATTATGCTTCATTTTCAGAAGCACCTCCAAGAAGTGGCCCCCAATTGTCTCAAGTTGGTTCAAATCAAGCACCATATCAGATATCATTGTTGTTGCAGTATCAGCAGCACCAGAAAAATTGTCGTGTGACATTGATGAATCTGGAATTTCACTTGGCAAAGGAATTTTTCTTATGATGGTTCCCAGAAGAAGACTCACCTGAAAAGTAAGAAATATTCCAACTTCATATTTTTCTGTTCATTTGTGTACCTCAAGAAATCAACAAGCCAAAGTATGCACAATCTTCCTCAATCCTAAATATTAGCTACTTAAAGGATATATCAACTACAAATCCAATTTCTAGGCATCAGATAATTTGTTTGTAGCTCTGTGCACAACTGACTCTGTCAGTGAAAAGGATAAAATAACACTGGCAAGCATTATAAGCTGCACTCAATGGACAAAGTCAACAAACAGTAATCAAAAGAAAGTCAATAAGAAAATTACCTCCTTCATAGCAAGCCAGCAACCAATCATAACAATCTGTTCAGGTGGTCTGACATCCTGTaaaggttttgaatttttaacATCCTGTTCTGACGAAGACACAGGCATATTGGTCTCAAGGGGAACCCCCAAGTCATATGTATCACCATCAATCATATCATCTGTGTCCTCGGGCAGATACCAAGCATCTGAAGAAACCACCCAAAGCGCCAATGACGTAATCCGCATGACCAACTCTAAGAGCATCTCCAATGCACATCTCATCTCAGAGATATTTGACAAGATAACCTCAGAATTCCAATCCAATTCCTCAAAAGTGTATCGAAGAGTAAGCAATATGCCATGAACAAAGCTATCCCTGCATGCTTCAGAAAGATCTTTCTCTCCTTCCTCAACAACAAAATGTAACCAATTGATCAGTGATTTTATATATTCAATCAAAGGGTAGCTACCTTTGCAAATTTGATGATCCCTGCTTAACATTTTCG
It encodes the following:
- the LOC131165981 gene encoding uncharacterized protein LOC131165981 isoform X3, with the translated sequence MGTRILRVIWNNLEDPLSQTVKQVHLIFDLFLDIQSTLHWAEGSERIKSFLRKIAADLLRLGPRCKGRYVPLASLTKRLGAKAVLDMNPNLLFETIHAYIDDDVCSAATSFLKCFLEYLRDECWGSDGIERGYAIYRGHCLPPFLYGLASGISKLRSNLNTYTLPVLLEMDADCIFPMLEFISAEQKAEDAGLVYPELSGTNMDLGVGERVAILVSLLKGSRLLALIEGDIDWLDKNSRSQEESRVGKDNIDLYALVCIKGISIKVRVEWLVLALTHVDESLRIDAAELLLLNPKTSSLPSHLELSLMKEAVPLNMRCCSTAFQMKWTSLFRKFFSRVRTALERQFKQGNWRPTGFSNNSEVYQYNRTEEIANSRAEDLFHYMKWLSCFLFFSCYPSAPYERKIMAMELILIMVDVWSIIPPAEGEGCCVSPDKCLYPYNKGLTLPDSTLLLVGSIIDSWDRLRESSFRILIQFPTPLPGISSPEMVQKVIIWAEKLVCSPRVRESDAGALTLRLVFKKYVVELGWMVRASINDVSFHSQSKMLSRDHQICKGSYPLIEYIKSLINWLHFVVEEGEKDLSEACRDSFVHGILLTLRYTFEELDWNSEVILSNISEMRCALEMLLELVMRITSLALWVVSSDAWYLPEDTDDMIDGDTYDLGVPLETNMPVSSSEQDVKNSKPLQDVRPPEQIVMIGCWLAMKEVSLLLGTIIRKIPLPSEIPDSSMSHDNFSGAADTATTMISDMVLDLNQLETIGGHFLEVLLKMKHNGAIDKTRAGFTALCNRLLCSNDPRLCRLTESWMEQLMERTVAKGQIVDDLLRRSAGIPAAFIAFFLSEPEGTPKKLLPWALRWLIDVADRSLLDTTEASGAKDGSHKSLSVEANKEIISGHSLDTNVNEKTSKIRDEGVVPTVHAFNVLRAAFNDTNLAADTSGFAAEALIIAIRSFSSQYWEVRNSACLAYTALVRRMIGFLNVQKRESARHALTGLEYFHRYPSLHPFLFNELRAATEFLGDGSSENSVSNLASVVHPSLCPILILLSRLKPSTMASEAGDSLDPFLYMPFIRRCSTQSNLRVRILASRALTGLVSNEKLPSVLLNIASELPCIENQMTTTGASSSLTSHASFNSIHGMLLQIGSLLDTNCRNLADFSKKDKILGDLIQIIVVRSWIGSPKLCPCPTLNTSFLVVLDQMLSIVRKCQTSKNFGVIYNLLLELSSECLDVDTSRSSYYDPTIAELRKQAAISYFSCVFQASKEMEQEVLHMPQRYCPPTPNLMNLPEMENAFDGLQERLILCLSDKSYEVRLATLKWLLQFLKSTDSIHGANYQSSHGTEIIHCWAKTNLQATLMNLLTREKNHRCTHYLLRILFTWNLLQFQKMDDQKCTGAIYVGDMDSDSVVLFWDELVSLFERARHQKIREILICCMGICIKQFSQSFTSYVISDVGRKESIENRKFELHRLDHLYERINYFCNLIKQCSASSEPVNMRKAAAESMVACGLLEQAEVVGSHLVSDKVPSANQCSSFEPKEAVTIYACMILDTWFVCIQLLEDEDVGVRKRLAIHVQNCFASKQYGRNLGAGAVPTQVEKVIELSFEFLSSIFGHWLEYFNHLSRWVLNATNYVVSRGDLVRRVFDKEIDNHHEEKLLISQICCFHLEKLPVSKSWVDFTDKHSVWNFLLEWRTNFANQLVGFAKDHSEIQSGVDWIGGVGNHKDTFLPLYVSLLGFYALSKCIFSVGTEDGRPLIRDVVEVGKTINPFLRNPLIYNLYLLVIKVHEKVFNGTIDHYIPETRGDDAWDNFDPYFLLG